A region of Vitis vinifera cultivar Pinot Noir 40024 chromosome 13, ASM3070453v1 DNA encodes the following proteins:
- the LOC100254715 gene encoding uncharacterized protein LOC100254715, with amino-acid sequence MKGEKERESEGKRRKMFRLHRHKPDKSGHRFHFNFSGFQALQVPKGWDKLCVSIISVETGRTTTKTGKSSVRTGNCRWTETLSDSIWIPQDDASKEVEECLFKLVVAMGSSRSGILGEATVNLAGYVSSKASFLLSLPLEKCHHGTTLQVKIQCLTPRTTLRDEQWQNTNSHVEDSSAEYDDLENISDVSDSTFTRSIGSSSSNQFDSTYHPGETGGKDTSRSASGSHRSFDSMEGSLGRENLSPQNPFTGVMNDLIGKQDSTSSNSSSLFGSYPANDISRSNRSSFNSKVSSSGSHLQNQRDDFGRVSHAIATSPLRNAGSCKDLEAAEGAFEELRAEARMWEQNARKLMHDLEILRKEFSNQSKNQADLDMELAASHTECNRLRQEIEQLNFLLEELTVRQKDTENLKLQAQNMNNIQQELEDEIKFQKESNANLTIQLKKTQESNIELVSVLQEMEEMIEKQKMEITDLSMLKSKFDVDECSLGHEDWGKVSSRGDILVKRKASCDSDLAGSAVEHPISDLHAEFEPEDTSTLELQLEQLLESQKNLESSIHYLQNTLEEKNHEIEIERDLKAQALLDCQEEWKCKLAAKEVDIISLETKLSEAIHALNVKETGPQNGGDHNLIKEIEALKVKVQELERDCVELTDENLSLHFKIKESSKDLMTCAASFKSLSSEFVGNGSPHTSESEVTKLKSQIDRLEEELKQKEILVEEVTANNFQLQCTDLNNKCTDLELQLQIFKDKACHLDSELYNCHTKAEEQEIEIAALQLQLKFYQEETETKTHLADVSVSLENSESHAAIERSRILSELCEQIQLSLANIKKQQYTLYSPENIECKYGVYSPKFLKNTELITQKAQVESILNNLIQLNKLFEAKTTESEDELHSREGIRARNTNDNVVQDELVCNDLKENDPPFSCQGSSSLNIELESEFTDLSKELLVKICEIDKLKANHLLKEEEIVAVRHCQRDLETQISNLQAEKRQLEENMEIMQRESSVTSKCLDDLRNDMVLLNTSMESLVSSNKILERKSLELESSKDELELHLSELEEENVQLSERISGLEAQLRYFTDERESGRLVLQNSESHAKNLQDEIRRLETEMQAQKVDMKQKLQDMQKRWLESQEECEYLKQANPKLQATAESLIEECSSLQKSNGELRKQKLEMYERCTVLEAKLRESQEYFLYCSRKIEDLEETLSSTLEEISVKEKTLNTELETLVQENRNHKEKLAVEENLLNQMYLEKTVEVEDLKREIAHLSEQISATQDEREQTASEAVLEVSCLRADKAKLEAALQEVKEKFTNSENKLNTVRVESETKLMGLVSELAATRQNQEVLAADHAKLLGLLAEVKSNEEKLKGTINRVGLKLKTSEYEMQQQTEEISSLKMQLQKTALLQDEVLALKRSLNEAKFENERLEASLQLQSADYEDLKAEKISFIQKISSMQAAVSELEDCKSSKVALEEKILRLEGDLTAREALCARDAEMKNELGRIKRTNSQFRWKIKYLEEEKEECLNRTQALEEELKKKKEVNQDQSESSARNFPVSPESNSMGTPTNDKLNPLEVDNYCSGSSHVIEDPMPKIQLLENRLSEALETNEMYRVQLKSLSSGEQSNHSYADKKVRDEGGVKKEGYKDKVSSLEAELREIQERYSHMSLKYAEVEAEREELVMKLKTVNSRSWF; translated from the exons aTGAAGggtgagaaagaaagagaaagtgaaggaaagagaaggaaaatgttCAGGCTGCACAGGCACAAGCCTGACAAATCTGGCCACAGATTCCATTTCAACTTCTCCGGCTTTCAGGCTCTCCAG GTCCCTAAAGGATGGGACAAGCTTTGTGTTTCTATTATCTCTGTGGAAACAGGGAGAACAACCACCAAGACAGGGAAATCATCTGTACGGACTGGGAACTGTCGATGGACAGAAACTTTGTCCGATTCTATTTGGATTCCACAAGATGATGCTTCAAAAGAGGTGGAAGAGTGCCTCTTTAAGCTCGTTGTTGCCATG GGATCATCCAGGTCTGGGATTCTTGGAGAGGCTACAGTTAATCTGGCCGGTTACGTGAGTTCAAaagcttcttttcttctttcgtTACCATTGGAGAAATGCCATCATGGAACAACTTTACAA GTTAAAATTCAGTGCCTAACACCAAGAACAACACTCAG GGACGAGCAATGGCAAAATACAAATTCACATGTGGAAGATTCATCTGCCGAGTATGATGATCTAGAGAACATATCAGATGTGTCTGACAGTACATTCACCAGGAGCATTGGATCTTCCTCTAGTAACCAATTTGACAGTACATATCATCCAGGAGAAACTGGTGGTAAA GACACAAGTCGCTCAGCATCAGGTTCACATCGCAGCTTTGACTCTATGGAGGGTTCCCTAGGGAGAGAAAACTTATCCCCTCAAAATCCCTTTACTGGGGTAATGAACGATTTGATTGGAAAACAAGATTCAACAAGCTCCAATAGCAGTTCACTTTTTGGCTCTTATCCTGCTAATGATATTTCTAGATCAAATCGCTCATCTTTTAATTCAAAGGTCTCAAGTTCAGGAAGCCATCTTCAAAATCAGAGAGATGATTTTGGACGAGTTTCACATGCTATTGCCACATCACCATTACGCAATGCTGGTTCTTGTAAAGACCTGGAAGCTGCAGAAGGTGCATTTGAGGAACTTCGAGCAGAAGCTAGGATGTGGGAGCAAAATGCTCGGAAACTAATGCATGACCTAGAGATATTGAGGAAGGAATTCTCCAACCAATCCAAAAACCAGGCAGATCTGGATATGGAGCTTGCTGCATCACATACAGAATGCAATAGACTGAGGCAGGAAATTGAACAACTGAATTTTTTGTTGGAAGAATTGACTGTAAGACAAAAGGATACTGAGAATTTGAAGCTTCAAGCccaaaatatgaataatattcaGCAGGAACTGGAAGATGAGATAAAGTTTCAAAAGGAATCAAATGCTAATTTAACCATACAGCTAAAGAAGACCCAAGAATCAAACATTGAGCTTGTTTCAGTTCTTCAGGAAATGGAGGAGATGATAGAGAAACAGAAAATGGAGATAACTGACCTTTCAATgctgaaatcaaaatttgatgTAGACGAGTGTAGCCTTGGGCATGAAGACTGGGGGAAAGTAAGTTCAAGAGGGGATATTTTAGTCAAGAGAAAGGCCTCTTGTGATTCAGATCTGGCTGGTAGTGCTGTTGAGCACCCAATATCAGATTTGCATGCAGAGTTTGAACCAGAGGACACAAGTACCTTAGAACTCCAGCTAGAACAGTTACTTGAATCGCAAAAGAATTTGGAAAGTTCCATTCATTATCTGCAAAATACTCTGGAGGAAAAAAACCATGAGATAGAAATTGAACGAGATCTTAAAGCTCAAGCTCTGTTGGATTGTCAGGAAGAATGGAAGTGTAAATTAGCTGCAAAAGAGGTAGATATCATCAGTTTGGAAACAAAGCTATCAGAAGCTATCCATGCTCTAAATGTGAAGGAAACTGGgcctcaaaatggaggagatCACAATCTAATCAAAGAAATCGAAGCTCTAAAAGTCAAGGTACAGGAGCTCGAGAGAGATTGCGTTGAGCTTACAGACGAAAACCTATCGCTTCATTTCAAGATCAAAGAATCAAGCAAGGATCTTATGACATGTGCTGCCTCATTTAAGTCTTTATCCAGTGAGTTTGTGGGTAATGGTTCTCCCCATACCTCTGAATCTGAAGTGACTAAATTGAAATCCCAAATTGACCGGCTTGAAGAAGAGCTGAAGCAGAAGGAAATCCTTGTTGAAGAAGTCACTGCCAACAACTTCCAGTTGCAATGTACAGATCTTAATAATAAGTGTACAGACCTGGAACTGCAGCTGCAAATTTTCAAGGATAAAGCTTGCCACCTTGATAGTGAACTCTACAATTGTCATACCAAAGCAGAAGAGCAGGAAATTGAGATTGCTGCACTGCAACTACAGTTGAAGTTTTACCAAGAAGAAACTGAGACTAAAACCCATCTTGCAGATGTCTCCGTAAGCCTTGAAAATTCTGAATCACATGCTGCCATTGAAAGATCTAGAATCCTTTCTGAATTATGTGAACAGATTCAACTTTCTTTAGCCAACATCAAGAAGCAACAGTATACTCTTTATTCACCTGAAAATATTGAATGTAAATATGGTGTCTATAGtccaaagtttttgaaaaatacagaGCTGATCACTCAGAAAGCACAGGTTGAGTCTATTTTGAACAATTTAATCCAGCTGAACAAATTGTTTGAAGCAAAAACTACTGAGTCTGAAGATGAACTCCATAGTAGAGAAGGGATCAGAGCAAGAAACACAAATGATAATGTAGTCCAAGATGAACTGGTGTGTAAtgatttgaaggaaaatgatcCTCCTTTCTCTTGTCAAGGTTCGAGCAGTTTAAATATAGAACTGGAATCTGAATTTACAGATCTGAGCAAGGAATTGTTGGTGAAGATTTGTGAGATAGACAAGCTTAAGGCCAATCATTTGCTGAAGGAAGAAGAGATTGTGGCTGTAAGGCATTGCCAGAGGGACTTGGAAACTCAAATTTCTAATCTTCAAGCTGAAAAACGTCAGTTGGAGGAAAATATGGAAATTATGCAAAGAGAAAGTAGTGTCACCTCTAAATGCCTGGATGATTTGAGGAATGATATGGTGTTGCTTAATACTAGTATGGAATCCCTGGTTTCATCAAACAAGATCCTTGAAAGGAAATCACTAGAGCTAGAAAGCAGCAAAGACGAGCTAGAGCTCCACTTGTCTGaattagaagaagaaaatgtacAGTTATCAGAACGGATATCTGGCTTGGAAGCTCAATTGAGATATTTCACTGATGAGAGGGAGTCAGGTCGTTTGGTATTACAAAATTCAGAATCTCATGCCAAGAATCTTCAGGATGAGATTAGAAGATTGGAAACTGAAATGCAAGCACAAAAAGTTGACATGAAACAAAAGTTGCAGGACATGCAAAAGAGGTGGTTGGAATCTCAAGAAGAGTGCGAGTATCTGAAGCAAGCAAATCCCAAGTTACAGGCTACAGCTGAAAGTCTCATTGAAGAATGTAGTTCACTTCAGAAGTCTAATGGAGAGCTCAGGAAGCAAAAGTTGGAAATGTATGAGCGGTGTACTGTCCTGGAAGCCAAATTGAGGGAATCACAAGAATACTTCTTGTACTGCtcaagaaaaattgaagatttaGAAGAAACTTTATCTTCAACACTGGAAGAAATTTCAGTGAAAGAGAAAACTCTAAATACAGAACTAGAGACACTTGTTCAAGAAAACAGAAATCATAAAGAAAAACTTGCTGTGGAAGAGAATCTTCTAAATCAGATGTACTTGGAGAAGACTGTTGAAGTTGAGGATCTTAAAAGAGAGATAGCACACCTCAGTGAACAGATATCTGCAACCCAAGATGAGAGGGAACAAACAGCTTCAGAAGCAGTACTTGAAGTGTCTTGTTTACGGGCAGATAAGGCTAAGCTGGAAGCTGCTCTTCAAGAAGTCAAAGAAAAATTTACTAATTCTGAGAACAAGCTGAATACTGTCCGGGTAGAATCTGAAACAAAGCTCATGGGGCTTGTGAGTGAGCTTGCTGCTACGAGGCAGAACCAGGAAGTTTTGGCAGCTGACCATGCAAAGCTACTGGGGTTATTGGCAGAAGTGAAATCTAATGAAGAGAAACTTAAAGGCACCATTAACAGGGTTGGCTTGAAGCTTAAAACTTCTGAATATGAAATGCAGCAACAAACAGAAGAAATTTCCAGCCTCAAGATGCAATTGCAGAAAACAGCACTGCTTCAAGACGAGGTTCTGGCTCTTAAGAGATCACTCAATGAGgccaaatttgaaaatgaaagactGGAGGCATCACTTCAGCTACAATCTGCAGATTATGAAGATTTGAAGGCTGAGAAAATCTCATTTATTCAGAAAATCTCTAGTATGCAAGCAGCTGTATCTGAATTAGAGGACTGCAAGAGTAGTAAAGTTGCCCTCGAGGAAAAGATTTTGCGGCTGGAGGGAGATTTAACTGCAAGAGAAGCATTATGTGCACGAGACGCGGAGATGAAAAATGAGCTTGGCCGGATTAAGAGAACTAATAGCCAATTTCGGTGGAAGATAAAATACCTTGAGGAGGAGAAAGAGGAGTGCCTAAACAGAACACAAGCCCTTGAAGAGgaactgaaaaagaaaaaagaagtaaatcAGGATCAAAGTGAGTCCAGCGCTAGAAATTTTCCTGTTTCTCCTGAATCCAATTCCATGGGTACTCCTACCAATGACAAGTTGAACCCCTTGGAG GTTGATAATTATTGTAGCGGAAGTTCTCATGTTATAGAAGATCCCATGCCAAAGATACAGCTTCTAGAGAATCGACTGTCTGAGGCTCTGGAGACAAATGAAATGTATAGAGTCCAGCTTAAGAG TTTGTCGTCGGGGGAACAAAGCAATCATTCATATGCGGACAAGAAAGTGAGAGATGAAGGAGGAGTAAAGAAAGAAGGATACAAGGACAAGGTATCATCCCTGGAAGCAGAGTTGAGAGAGATTCAAGAGCGGTACTCCCATATGAGCCTGAAATATGCTGAGGTAGAAGCAGAGCGGGAGGAACTGGTGATGAAGCTCAAGACTGTCAACAGTAGGAGTTGGTTTTAA